A single Nicotiana tabacum cultivar K326 chromosome 5, ASM71507v2, whole genome shotgun sequence DNA region contains:
- the LOC142181216 gene encoding uncharacterized protein LOC142181216 yields METSLARIRILGHHPHIASHVEQHSHQQGLCGTSKQQHSGQCKLGFHGCYHYGDIGHIKANCPKLRRNFSGGSTRPSSSSATAVAPPQARGSHNQTGHGAGRGADRVTQGERQPRLFATLDRQSAEASAEVITDILLVCSHNAYAIMDPGSTFSYVTPYFAINLGLEPEQLSESFLVSTPVGESVKVTRVYRGCIVSVQGRNTKADLIELEMVDFDVIMGMDWLSSCYAMLDCHAKIVRFQFPNEEVLEWKGSSASLVGKFISYLKAQRMIGKGCLTYLAHIINPESEPPALQSVLVVREFPEVFPDDLPDGSLRMCVDYRQLNKVTIKNKYPLPRIDDLFDQLQGAKYFSKIDLRSGYHQLRIRKEDISKTAFRTRYGHYEFLVMSFGLTNAPAAFMDLMNRVFEPFLDTFIIVFIDDILLYSKSKEDHAEHLRIALQTLKKNELYAKFSKCELWLQSVAFLGHVVSSEGIKVDPQKTEAVKNWPRPTTPTEIRSFLGLAAYYRRFVEGFSSLAAPLTKLTQKAVKFQWSDACEQSFQELRG; encoded by the coding sequence ATGGAAACCAGTCTCGCCAGAATTAGAAttttaggacatcatcctcacatagCCAGTCATGTTGAACAACATTCACACCAGCAAGGTCTTTGTGGAACAAGTAAGCAGCAACATTCAGGTCAGTGCAAGCTCGGGTTTCATGGTTGCTACCATTATGGAGACATTGGTCATATAAAGGCCAACTGCCCAAAGTTGCGACGTAATTTCAGTGGTGGATCAACTCGTCCTTCTAGTTCCTCAGCTACTGCAGTTGCACCACCTCAGGCTCGTGGTTCTCATAATCAGACCGGGCATGGAGCAGGCAGAGGTGCAGACCGAGTTACTCAGGGAGAGAGACAACCCCGTTTGTTTGCTACACTTGATCGTCAGAGTGCAGAGGCATCTGCAGAAGTTATTACAGATATACTTTTAGTCTGCTCACATAATGCTTATGCCATAATGGATCCAGGTTCAACGTTTTCATAtgtgactccatactttgcaattaacctcggactagaacctgaacaacttagtgagtcattcctagtatctactccagttggcgagTCAGTGAAAGTCACCAGAGTCTATAGAGGTTGTATAGTTTCAGTCCAAGGTCGCAACACCAAAGCTgatctcatagagttagaaatggtggattttgatgtgatcatgggtatggattggttgtcttcctgctatgccatgttagattgtcatgccaagatagtcaggttccaatttccaaatgaagaagtcttagagtggaagggtagttcagcatcgcttgtaggtaagtttatttcttaccttaaggcacaacgaatgatcggtaaggggtgtctcacctatttggctcacattattaatccagaatcagaaccaccagcTCTTCAGTCAGTGCTAGTTGTTCGAGAATTTCCAGAAGTTTTCCCAGATGACCTTCCCGATGGGTCTCTCAGaatgtgtgtcgactatcggcagttgaataaagttaccattaagaacaagtacccactgccaagaattgatgatttatttgatcaactccagggtgcaaagtacttttcaaaaatagacttgaggtcggggtaccatcagttgagaatcagaaaagaggatatatctaaaacagcctttagaactcgctacgggcactatgaatttctagtgatgtccttcgggttgacaaatgctccagctgcattcatggaccTCATGAATAGAGTTTTCGAGCCATTCCTGGATACCTTTATTATTGTGTTTATAGACGATATTTTGTTGTACTCTAAGAGCAAGGAAGATCATGCAGAACACCTCAGAATAGCCTTGCAAACCTTGAAGAAGaatgagctttatgccaagttttcaaaatgtgagctCTGGTtgcagtcagtggcattcttaggccacgtggtatctagtgaaggaataaaagtagaccctcagaagacagaagcagtcaagaactggcctaggccgacaacgccaaccgaaatcaggagtttcttggggttagctgcctactatagaaggtttgtagaggggttttcctcacttgcagctccattaactaagttgactcagaaagcagttaagttccaatggtcagacgcttgtgagcagagttttcaagagttaaGAGGTTGA